GCCACCGCGAGAAGTGCCCTCGCCTAAATCAAACCATAGACGAAAGTGAAATTAgcgattccttttttttttcagagacCATGAGTGTCGAGATCGGTACCTGCTGTTCCTTTTTGAGATCCTGAGCTGGTTTAACCCAAAGATAGTAAGCGATTGTTCCCGCAACGAGCCAAGAAGCGAGATTCTGACCTCCTCTAAGTCCACCCATGGAGTTTCCCACGAACGACCTCACGTTCCCCATTGATCTTCTCCAGTCGCTACCCATTTGATACGACTCGTTCGCTTCACTTTGATGATTCGATGTGAGAATTAAAATAGTAAAGCTTTGATTTGGTTTGATTCTAATTTGCGTGGTGCCCACTGCGAATACTAAACCGGGTCGTCGAGACCGGTTAGTGATGGCAATTCAGCAATCTGTGTTTGTTTGTGATTGAACATCGTGCGTCTGTAATTTCTCCACGTAGCATTAGGAGATCTGATCTAATATGTGGGCTGGACAAAATTGTTAGGCACATCGACTTTGAAAAAGGTAGCTCTGTAATTAAAACCAACCTCGATACATAAATTTTTTGGAAAATGTCGGACATTAGTACTAATTTTCATGAGAAATTTTGGAAAATGTCGGACATTAGTACTGATTTTCATGAGAAAGGACTAACAATACTCAATAGACCAGACACAGGCCATAACCGAATCCGGTTATATTAATGGTGGTGTGTTGGTTGTGTACCCCTCTGGTTTTCTTGGAGATGAatgacttaaatacgcgatAAGGATCCAGAAAAGGCCAAAGTATTAATGATGATAATTTATGAGTTGACTAAATGATTTGGGTTTAAGTCAACTCAACATACTGAACTGTCATCAGTTCAGTATAGTTCAGAAAATTTGTTCAAATGtaccaattttattttatttcaaattgttatatgcaatataatatattaactgACTATTTTGTTACAACTAAACATTTTAtactattcatatattatttgCTGTTGGGTTTCAGACGTGTTAAAAgtctaaaatcaattttttttactttctgaaaagtaaataaaatagtttGATGGCATATGTTTAATAGACAGTAGATTATTAACAACATTCCTACTTTGTTATTTATCTTGGATATATATTTGTAATGTATAaacatctaaaaatatatattatcaaatatgTTAGTATTTAACAAGAAATCTcataaaattattcaaaaaatacatttaaaagtATGAATAAATTATTCTATGTTATTAAATATGTAACCGgactaaataataaatttcataAGCATACTAAATAAATGAAATGttcatgtttaccattttcTTAATACTATTATTCATATTTACTAtcactaaaaaaacattttaaaaaacacattttcatgGATAAATAGTAATACGGTAGTAGTTACGATATTATCAGTCTACCAATGAATCTTTAAGCTAATTCAAAAACAGATCTAAAAGTGTATTTAGCTAAAATATTTACCGTATCAAATAGATATGCAGGTGACTTTAAACTTTATGTTTATAGCATACAAATATTCTCAACAagtacaaaaatttaaaatgcaaaCACAAAATTTAGCATTTTCTATAATTTAGTGCCTCACTAGGTAGAAGTTCGTCTTCACTGTCAGATAACTTGATGGGCTTTAATTTAGATTATTATCTTATCCTATCAAAACTCTTGATGATCCATTAtggttgatcatcatttttactggtaaaatttattaaaaattattattgcaTTTAGGGGTGGAcaaataaaccaaaccaaaaaatccAAACTGAACtaattctaaaaataaatttgaaccAACTTCGATATAATATCCAAGTGATTCTTATTCTACAATATTTCGGATTTTACAACGGAtatcaaaaaaatctaaaaattcaaaaacacaaaacccaaatcaaaTTTGAACTCAATCATGAATAAATACCCAAAAATACTTAATGCTCTCAACAAGTATAATCACTATCtcaaatattttagtataatgtgTTTTTTGTATTTGGTTAAATATTGAGGGGTTTTGTGTTTTAATAATTGCATTTGCAGTTTGATTATAAATAATTCTGATTCTAAAGTTTAAACAAATTTTAGAAGTTTAAATAATATGTCTAACGATTATAGAAATGTTAGTTGTTAGTTTTAACATGTTTATGTTTATATCATCTAACTCTACGTTTGGATCATATGACCAAATCTTTGTTAAGTGTAGATTATTCAAACTAGCCAAATTTCTAaactaaaatatgaaattttgactCATGAACAAATATTTATGTAACCGAAATCTTAAActaaatccaaatttaaaatGGGTTCAACCAAGTTTGTAATATGGTTCAATGAAAGCAAAACCAAATTTGTATCGactttcaaaaatattcaaGTTAAGCTAAATTTCATATCCTATAAGAATTGAAATCCGAATGAACCTAAACCCGAGCCCAATTGCACACACGTTTTCTAATTGTAATGCATAAACATGCTTATGTACAAATAATGCTATGTTTGAcatcattaattcaattttatCGCATTATAGATAAACAATTAACATCATAATTTAACACAGATTTATAAATTTGCAATTTAgagtttttcagttttttaataagacttattttaatttttaatttggtATTACATGAAATGCATACAAATATAATCAAACATGGATTCAGCTTTAGTTATGAGATTCATATTCTTAACTGAAAGACAAAtccaataaaaaagaaaattatattcaCCCAATAAAGAGTTGTTCTTATGATGAGAAATAGTCGGATTTAACTCCACTTTGAAATTGGATCTAACGACGAACCGAGATTATTTTGTtgtgacaattttttttaataaaaaacaagaaaacttcCTCTTAACTCATTTAATTGGCTCACCAAGTTGATTTGTATGTGTTGACCTTGAAACTGGTTTGAACGAACAATCATTTCTCTATTTTGGCCACATTTGTTTCTctaatcttttgtttttgttttctttacgATCCATCCTAATTGATGAAAagacaattatttttaaagtttgaaaattaagaaataCTAAAGAgttatgaaaagaaaaagaagataatgtGTACATTAGATTTAAGTGACATAGATACAAATACACATGCTAACAATGTAAGTATTATAAGGGTAAAATCAAGCTATTGTAATTGTGTATAAAACAATGTTTAAATAATCACCTAAATATGTTATTATCTTATCTTTGTGTATAGagtgaaaatattatttttttggccaaatagtgaaaatattattttaaaatatcaaaatcaagagtatcatatattattttattttattaaatttattttattaaaaaaatacataaatatttataaaaatatcaagaaattaattattttaactataaataattcattaaaatttacaatatacttatgtatttaaaatattttgtatttatctatttaaatatttattctacaatctttgatgtatatatatatatatattactaatataaatatattatatcttAAAAGATATTAGGCTAAAAATTGTAaagctaaaaaaataaaacaatatatttagtcaaactttttgttttatttcccAAAAAAAG
The window above is part of the Brassica napus cultivar Da-Ae chromosome C3, Da-Ae, whole genome shotgun sequence genome. Proteins encoded here:
- the BNAC03G18720D gene encoding uncharacterized protein BNAC03G18720D produces the protein MGSDWRRSMGNVRSFVGNSMGGLRGGQNLASWLVAGTIAYYLWVKPAQDLKKEQQARALLAVADANEYVEKRKPIADPQVTGLIYGNKNRTDKQQD